In Massilia violaceinigra, one DNA window encodes the following:
- a CDS encoding TonB-dependent receptor: MRITDQTRALGKFAVRLVGSTSVTAMAISGAYAQTSAVPAEQAQTVVVTGLRASLESALNKKKEDFGIVDVIKSEDMGKFPDTNLAESLQRVPGVVIDRDAGEGRNITVRGLGQDFTRVRINGVEGLATTGGTDSSGGANRSRGFDFNVFAAELFSSLTVRKSSSADVDEGSLGATVDLQTMRPFDLKGFNATVMLKGRYNDLSEKTDPRVAFLVSNTFADRKLGVLVSGAYSKRQVYEEGFSTVRWDNGPSSGGWCAPMGMAANPANSTATTCGPAAQGVARLPNSPGAVAAYNAASSAGNFAPRIPRYGRLTHDQDRLGLTASVQWRPVAGTRLTLDMLYSKLDATRQEDYLQATSFSRGGTQGGKPQTSVIDAAYAPNGALLHGTYNGVDIRAESRYDELNTTFTQPTLTFEHDLNQTMRLNARVGRATSKFRNPIQTTTTLDALNVNGYSIDFRGNDRLPSINYPFNVSQPGGALGIVGVPQVASGAQPSSIANTSPSEIRMRPQGANNRNDVGHIDLTWDVVPDKFTLKAGADYKKFEFDSYEFRRVNQGDTIFAPPAGASAASLTTQINGFGKGLGMPAGTPTAWVLPNLNAIAQAYDIYCNCIKSGPAGGPGDFTLSSISNANARGNNRSVSEEDNGLFLMGEFTSELGGIPLRGNLGVRYVETQQSSTGYQAVGNGTAVTVDNDYHDVLPSFNIAANITKNFIVRGAAAKVMSRPQLANLTPGGSVATTGTLSITSGNPMLKPFRAKAFDTSFEWYFDKNAFIGLGLFQKNIATYIQSIRNDVKFKDTGLPLSLLPTNMTGDEIFQFTAPINTEGGKLRGLELNYQQPFTFLPGWGRNFGSLLNYTYVKSKMEYVVSPNSNQTVTDDLLNLSPKSWNATLYYDDGKLSARVSTSQRAGFVTRVPGQNNNDVEGKNKTFNVDVSVSYKVNDKLELTLEGVNLTNEENDQFASRARNSVVVNNVTGREVLAGLRYKF, from the coding sequence ATGCGCATCACCGACCAGACCCGCGCGCTCGGCAAATTCGCCGTGCGCCTCGTGGGCAGCACATCCGTCACAGCCATGGCGATCAGCGGGGCCTACGCCCAGACCAGCGCCGTTCCCGCCGAGCAAGCCCAGACCGTCGTCGTGACGGGCTTGCGCGCCTCGCTCGAGAGCGCCCTCAACAAGAAAAAAGAAGACTTCGGCATCGTCGATGTCATCAAGTCCGAAGACATGGGCAAGTTTCCGGACACTAACCTGGCCGAGTCCCTGCAGCGCGTCCCCGGCGTGGTCATCGACCGCGACGCCGGCGAAGGCCGCAACATCACCGTGCGCGGCCTGGGCCAGGATTTCACGCGCGTGCGCATCAACGGCGTAGAGGGACTGGCCACCACCGGCGGCACCGACAGCTCGGGCGGCGCCAACCGCTCGCGCGGCTTCGATTTCAACGTCTTCGCCGCCGAGCTGTTCAGCTCCCTCACGGTGCGCAAGAGCTCCTCGGCCGACGTCGACGAAGGCTCGCTCGGCGCCACGGTCGACCTGCAAACCATGCGCCCGTTCGACCTGAAGGGTTTCAACGCCACGGTCATGCTCAAGGGCCGCTACAACGACCTGTCCGAAAAAACCGATCCGCGCGTCGCCTTCCTGGTCTCGAATACCTTCGCCGACCGCAAGCTCGGCGTGCTGGTCTCGGGCGCCTACTCCAAGCGCCAGGTGTATGAAGAAGGATTCAGCACCGTGCGCTGGGATAACGGCCCCTCCTCGGGCGGCTGGTGCGCGCCGATGGGCATGGCCGCCAACCCGGCCAACTCGACCGCCACCACCTGCGGCCCGGCAGCCCAGGGCGTGGCGCGCCTGCCGAACAGCCCGGGCGCCGTGGCCGCCTACAATGCCGCCAGCAGCGCCGGCAACTTCGCCCCGCGCATTCCACGCTACGGCCGCCTGACGCACGACCAGGACCGCCTCGGCCTGACCGCCTCGGTCCAGTGGCGTCCGGTCGCCGGTACGCGCCTGACGCTCGACATGCTGTACTCCAAGCTCGATGCCACGCGCCAGGAAGACTATCTGCAAGCGACCTCGTTCAGCCGCGGCGGCACCCAGGGCGGCAAGCCCCAGACCAGCGTCATCGACGCCGCCTACGCGCCCAACGGCGCGCTGCTGCACGGCACCTACAACGGGGTCGACATCCGCGCCGAATCGCGCTACGACGAGCTCAACACCACGTTCACCCAGCCGACCCTGACGTTCGAGCACGACCTGAACCAGACCATGCGCCTGAACGCCCGGGTCGGCCGCGCGACCTCCAAGTTCCGCAATCCGATCCAGACCACCACCACGCTCGACGCACTCAACGTCAATGGCTACAGCATCGACTTCCGCGGCAACGACCGCCTGCCGAGCATCAATTACCCGTTCAACGTCAGCCAGCCGGGCGGCGCGCTCGGGATCGTCGGCGTGCCGCAGGTGGCCAGTGGCGCCCAGCCATCGAGCATCGCCAATACCAGCCCGAGCGAAATCCGCATGCGTCCGCAAGGCGCCAACAACCGCAACGACGTCGGCCACATCGACCTCACCTGGGACGTGGTGCCCGACAAGTTCACCCTGAAAGCCGGCGCCGACTATAAAAAGTTCGAATTCGATTCCTACGAATTCCGCCGCGTGAACCAGGGCGACACCATCTTCGCCCCGCCGGCGGGCGCGTCGGCGGCCAGCCTGACGACCCAGATCAACGGTTTCGGCAAGGGTCTCGGCATGCCGGCCGGCACACCCACCGCCTGGGTCCTGCCCAACCTGAATGCCATCGCCCAGGCCTACGACATCTACTGCAACTGCATCAAGAGCGGTCCGGCCGGCGGCCCTGGCGACTTCACCCTGTCGTCGATCAGCAACGCCAATGCGCGCGGCAACAACCGCTCTGTCAGCGAGGAAGACAACGGCCTGTTCCTGATGGGCGAATTCACCAGCGAGCTGGGCGGCATTCCGCTGCGCGGCAACCTGGGCGTGCGCTATGTCGAGACGCAGCAGAGTTCGACCGGCTATCAGGCCGTCGGCAACGGCACCGCCGTCACGGTCGACAACGACTACCACGACGTGCTGCCATCGTTCAACATCGCCGCCAATATCACCAAGAATTTCATCGTGCGCGGCGCGGCCGCCAAGGTGATGTCGCGGCCGCAGCTGGCCAATTTGACGCCAGGCGGCAGCGTTGCCACCACCGGCACTCTGTCGATCACCAGCGGCAACCCGATGCTGAAACCCTTCCGCGCCAAGGCCTTCGACACCAGCTTCGAGTGGTACTTCGACAAGAACGCCTTTATCGGCCTGGGCCTGTTCCAGAAGAACATCGCCACCTACATCCAGAGCATCCGCAACGATGTGAAGTTCAAGGATACGGGCTTGCCGCTGTCGCTGTTGCCAACTAACATGACGGGCGATGAAATCTTCCAGTTCACCGCGCCGATCAATACCGAAGGCGGCAAGCTGCGCGGGCTGGAACTGAACTACCAGCAACCGTTCACCTTCCTGCCGGGCTGGGGCCGCAATTTCGGCAGCTTGCTGAACTACACCTACGTCAAGTCGAAGATGGAGTATGTAGTCTCGCCGAACAGCAACCAGACCGTCACCGACGACTTGCTCAACCTGTCGCCCAAATCGTGGAATGCCACCCTGTACTACGATGACGGCAAGTTGAGCGCACGCGTATCGACCTCGCAGCGTGCCGGTTTCGTCACGCGCGTGCCGGGCCAGAACAACAACGATGTCGAGGGCAAGAACAAGACCTTCAACGTCGACGTGTCGGTATCGTACAAGGTCAACGACAAGCTGGAGCTGACCCTGGAAGGCGTGAACCTGACCAACGAGGAGAACGACCAGTTCGCCAGCCGCGCCCGCAACAGCGTGGTGGTCAACAACGTGACCGGACGCGAAGTGCTGGCCGGGCTGCGTTACAAGTTCTGA
- a CDS encoding DUF4861 domain-containing protein, which produces MTRSLASLTFLALAAAATSPLAQAGPAATITVSHELDIERPSETIVLPWSEINRALPGALIQRIAVKDAAGRVLPYQVTNIAPLAKDPKNVGIAYGELIFQHSFAAGEKRAIFTVEKIDTVAPPFPVKAFARFVPERLDDFAWENDKLAHRTYGPALGAPASSPGAKEVLVTSGLDIWFKRVPYPVVDRWYNKGHDHYHKDEGEGMDMYNVGKTRGAGGTGVWDGTVLFTSRNFSGWKVLANGPVRAIFELSYDSWDAGGTAVSEVKRFTVDAGHYLDRIDSTFTFAGKPGIDIAVGLNKTPTDKGQNPTIKVGNKAPGILMQWVEQASNGAMGTAIVLPSATRFTEDPLNHLVVAPVASGQPLRYYAGAAWSRSGEILTGQDWERYLVAAAARAGNPVTVNVAATP; this is translated from the coding sequence ATGACCAGATCACTTGCCTCGCTTACTTTCCTTGCCCTGGCCGCCGCGGCGACGTCCCCGCTGGCGCAGGCCGGGCCGGCGGCGACCATCACCGTCAGCCATGAGCTCGACATCGAACGGCCGTCGGAAACCATCGTCCTGCCGTGGAGCGAGATCAACCGCGCCCTGCCCGGCGCGCTGATCCAGCGCATTGCCGTCAAGGATGCGGCCGGCCGCGTCTTGCCCTACCAGGTGACCAATATCGCGCCGCTGGCCAAGGACCCGAAAAACGTCGGCATCGCTTACGGCGAGCTGATTTTCCAGCACAGCTTCGCGGCCGGCGAAAAGCGCGCCATCTTCACGGTCGAGAAAATCGACACGGTGGCGCCGCCGTTTCCGGTGAAAGCCTTCGCCCGCTTCGTGCCGGAGCGGCTGGACGACTTCGCCTGGGAAAACGACAAGCTGGCGCACCGCACCTACGGTCCGGCCCTGGGCGCGCCGGCGTCCAGCCCCGGCGCCAAGGAGGTGCTGGTCACCAGCGGGCTCGATATCTGGTTCAAGCGCGTGCCGTATCCGGTCGTCGACCGCTGGTACAACAAGGGCCACGACCATTATCACAAGGATGAGGGCGAAGGCATGGACATGTACAACGTCGGCAAGACGCGCGGCGCGGGCGGCACCGGGGTGTGGGATGGCACCGTGCTGTTCACCAGCAGGAACTTCAGCGGCTGGAAAGTGCTGGCCAACGGTCCGGTGCGCGCCATCTTCGAGCTAAGCTACGACAGCTGGGACGCGGGCGGCACCGCCGTGTCCGAGGTCAAGCGCTTCACGGTCGACGCCGGGCACTATCTGGACCGCATCGACAGCACCTTCACCTTCGCCGGCAAGCCGGGCATCGACATCGCCGTGGGCCTGAACAAGACCCCGACCGACAAGGGCCAGAATCCGACCATCAAGGTCGGCAACAAGGCGCCCGGCATTCTGATGCAGTGGGTCGAGCAGGCCAGCAATGGCGCCATGGGCACCGCCATTGTCCTGCCGTCGGCCACCCGGTTTACCGAAGACCCGCTCAATCACCTGGTGGTGGCGCCTGTCGCCTCGGGCCAGCCCTTGCGCTATTACGCGGGCGCGGCGTGGAGCCGTTCCGGCGAGATCCTCACGGGCCAGGACTGGGAACGGTACCTGGTCGCGGCAGCGGCGCGCGCCGGCAATCCGGTCACTGTGAACGTGGCCGCCACGCCATAA
- a CDS encoding glycoside hydrolase family 88/105 protein, producing the protein MNTALKLFAAIAAVAVMGSQAQAEGPYRNPDNKNLSDPGEGTYPVPYKKPTVAEITASLHRIRGFMETATPTRVVDKKTGAPILDFKKPVATAITEASHSDMGIMVYEMGVVHAGMVKAQEVTGDKRFTDLTARHFNFFADKLPYFRAQEKEFKLERGNSFSRFLDPRALDDAGSMCAAMMRARALKIGPDLSHIIATCSDWVVNKQFRLPDGTMARERPQAVSLWADDLYMSVPALAELGRMTGKRAHFDDAVKNVLQMSGYLFNKQQNLYTHGWNANNPDAPNFYWARANGWAVMSMSDLLDVLPKDHPGYPQVLAQLRTTLKSIGERQSGSGLWHQMLDRNDSYLETSASAMFVYVFAHAINQGWISPTTYGSIAQAGWAGLSTRINDKGQVDGTCVGTTFASDQVYYYNRPTSPFALHGYGPTLLAGAEMIKLINNPNVEVQHKVRTYHYMPKGAGQTNYREHH; encoded by the coding sequence GTGAATACAGCACTTAAACTGTTTGCCGCCATCGCCGCGGTCGCGGTCATGGGAAGCCAGGCGCAAGCCGAAGGCCCGTACCGCAATCCGGACAACAAGAACCTGAGCGACCCGGGCGAAGGCACCTACCCGGTCCCGTACAAGAAGCCCACCGTGGCCGAGATCACTGCGTCCCTGCACCGTATCCGCGGCTTCATGGAAACGGCCACGCCGACCCGCGTGGTCGACAAAAAAACCGGCGCGCCCATCCTCGACTTCAAGAAACCGGTCGCCACCGCCATCACCGAAGCGAGCCATTCGGACATGGGCATCATGGTCTACGAAATGGGCGTGGTCCACGCCGGCATGGTCAAGGCCCAGGAAGTGACCGGCGACAAGCGCTTCACCGACCTGACCGCGCGCCACTTCAACTTCTTCGCCGACAAACTGCCCTACTTCCGCGCCCAGGAAAAAGAATTCAAGCTCGAACGCGGCAACAGCTTTTCGCGCTTCCTCGACCCGCGCGCGCTCGACGACGCCGGCTCCATGTGCGCCGCCATGATGCGCGCCCGCGCCCTGAAAATCGGCCCGGACCTGTCGCACATCATCGCCACCTGCAGCGACTGGGTGGTCAACAAGCAGTTTCGCCTGCCGGACGGCACCATGGCGCGCGAGCGCCCGCAAGCGGTCTCGCTGTGGGCCGACGATCTGTACATGTCGGTGCCGGCCCTGGCCGAACTGGGGCGCATGACCGGCAAGCGCGCCCATTTCGACGACGCCGTCAAGAACGTGCTGCAGATGAGCGGCTACCTGTTCAACAAGCAGCAGAACCTGTACACCCACGGCTGGAACGCCAACAACCCGGATGCGCCGAATTTCTACTGGGCGCGCGCCAACGGCTGGGCGGTGATGAGCATGTCCGACCTGCTCGACGTGCTGCCGAAGGACCATCCCGGTTATCCGCAGGTGCTGGCGCAGTTGCGCACGACCCTGAAAAGCATCGGCGAGCGCCAGTCCGGCAGCGGCCTGTGGCACCAGATGCTCGACCGTAACGATTCCTACCTCGAAACCTCGGCCAGCGCGATGTTCGTCTACGTGTTCGCGCACGCCATCAACCAGGGCTGGATCAGCCCGACGACCTACGGCTCCATCGCCCAGGCCGGCTGGGCCGGCTTGTCGACCCGCATCAACGACAAGGGCCAGGTGGACGGCACTTGCGTCGGCACCACCTTCGCCAGCGACCAGGTGTATTACTACAACCGCCCAACCAGCCCGTTCGCGCTGCACGGCTACGGTCCGACCCTGCTGGCCGGCGCCGAGATGATCAAGCTGATCAACAACCCGAACGTCGAAGTCCAGCACAAGGTGCGCACCTATCACTACATGCCCAAGGGTGCCGGCCAGACCAACTACCGCGAACATCACTGA